The Musa acuminata AAA Group cultivar baxijiao chromosome BXJ2-2, Cavendish_Baxijiao_AAA, whole genome shotgun sequence genome has a segment encoding these proteins:
- the LOC103975988 gene encoding uncharacterized protein LOC103975988 isoform X6 translates to MYVHRFLFYGFIFLRSISLSFGESLTCLAVYREGGAPAVFQSPECPRWTLLADDDRRRPPPNCQAALHQGRRRSQEDRIVCALGMRIPFIGRTGIKELDVGLVAVFDGHNGAEASDMASKLLVEYFLLHLYFLLDGIYSVVLKKSNDKLTYGENSMVFEIVSLEKTENWHFPDPERSNWIPARIFDRTFHMEILKESLLRTIQDIDATFSKETLQKNLESGSTATVVLIVDGDVLAANVGDSKALLCTEGLRHHNRKGNLSRINRQRRSKNAIFPVGQNGQLELATNGGPNYFVKELTVDHHVDREDERSRIEAAGGYVVEWAGVVRVNGELAVSRAIGDMAFKNYGVVSTPEMTDWQQITRNDSYLIAASDGVFEKLTMQEVCDLLWYEKLKANVKAEYIHSVTYTLADLLVNTAFERGTMDNMAIVVIPLKSSGTFVENVFDVDETSDLSLLELQKKLANDAINTRLVPMEYYNNIASKFDRFLVETEQRRLGCFYLSENLNEDMDYVFQGPKESQKGGEHGLYQSLLDSDMSYHSGGPLERYEDQKLCWHFGIHDGDRGQCTSPDVFAKFLGLLDSIPYSDIRSDSSESFAYKIPNFRYVLKRRFDRGSYGEVWLAFHWNCSQDSDIYNSSHKNLYHFASSLHMDTSKCNMSASSKTSNRHCSTDQRDSNLFILKRIMVERGTNAYLSGLREKYFGELFSNASTSLGGSITETPTTFSVDIQSDFSDLLQKNMSDNDEVDDIFDSTNTYARNYGAMPISYEEGLKHIARYVESFESESKELWLVFSNEGMSLSKLIYTAEESKSFTNNERDEKVRNVRVLRPSSWWHWLRTTEAGQNEMKDLIWQLLLALKACHDRNVTHRDIKPENMIVCLEDVDTGRCLSKIPNGDRQNHLKMRIIDFGSAIDDFTMKHLYGSGPTRSEQTFEYTPPEALLNASWFQGPKSVTLKYDMWSVGVVMLELILGSPHVFEINDRTRALLDQHLEGWSEHTKELAYKLRSYMELCILIPGISPQHYPTGVKNGHEDRLSVDEALRHPYFQPHY, encoded by the exons ATGTACGTTCATCGCTTCCTATTCTACGGATTCATCTTCCTCCGCTCGATTTCGCTGTCCTTCGGTGAATCCCTCACATGCCTCGCCGTCTATAGGGAGGGCGGCGCCCCCGCCGTCTTCCAATCGCCCGAGTGCCCGCGGTGGACCCTCCTCGCCGATGATGACCGCCGCCGCCCGCCGCCGAATTGCCAGGCGGCGTTGCACCAGGGGCGGCGGCGGTCCCAGGAGGACCGCATCGTCTGCGCCCTTGGCATGAGGATCCCCTTCATTG GTAGAACAGGAATCAAGGAGCTTGATGTTGGACTAGTAGCTGTTTTTGATGGACACAATGGGGCTGAGGCTAGTGATATGGCTTCCAAGCTTTtggttgaatactttcttctccaCCTCTATTTTCTTTTGGATGGGATATACTCAGTGGTTCTAAAGAAATCTAATGACAAGTTGACATATGGAGAAAACAGCATGGTTTTTGAAATTGTTAGTCTCGAGAAAACAGAGAACTGGCACTTTCCCGATCCAGAAAG GTCCAACTGGATACCAGCCAGAATATTTGACAGGACTTTTCATATGGAAATATTAAAGGAATCATTGTTGAGGACAATCCAGGATATTGATGCAACATTTTCCAAGGAAA CTTTGCAGAAAAATCTCGAGTCGGGTTCTACTGCCACTGTTGTTCTGATAGTTGATGGTGATGTTTTAGCTGCTAATGTTGGTGACTCAAAAGCTCTTTTGTGTACTGAGGGTTTGCGGCATCATAATCGGAAAG GTAATTTGTCAAGGATAAATCGACAAAGGAGAAGTAAAAATGCCATATTTCCTGTTGGTCAGAATGGACAACTGGAGTTGGCAACCAATGGTGGACCAAATTATTTTGTTAAGGAGCTCACAGTGGACCATCATGTTGACAGAGAAGATGAAAGAAGCCGAATTGAAGCTGCTGGTGGATACGTTGTTGAGTGGGCTGGTGTGGTTCGGGTCAATGGTGAGCTGGCTGTATCTCGGGCTATAGGTGATATGGCTTTTAAAAA TTATGGTGTGGTCTCTACACCCGAGATGACAGATTGGCAACAGATAACAAGAAATGACAGTTATTTGATTGCGGCATCTGATGGAGTCTTTGAAAAGCTGACCATGCAAGAAGTTTGTGATCTGTTATGGTATGAGAAACTAAAAGCTAATGTGAAGGCGGAGTATATTCACAGTGTGACATACACTTTAGCTGATCTTTTAGTGAACACTGCTTTTGAAAGGGGTACCATGGACAACATGGCAATTGTAGTCATTCCTTTGAAATCTTCTGGGACTTTTGTGGAAAATGTGTTTGATGTAGATGAAACCTCTGACTTGTCATTGTTGGAATTGCAGAAAAAGTTAG CAAATGATGCAATTAATACACGCCTTGTACCAATGGAGTACTACAACAACATCGCATCGAAGTTTGATCGGTTTTTG GTTGAAACAGAACAGAGAAGACTTGGTTGCTTTTATCTGTCGGAAAATCTGAATGAGGACATGGATTATGTTTTCCAAGGACCGAAAGAATCTCAAAAAGGTGGAGAGCATGGCTTATATCAGTCATTACTTGACTCAGATATGTCATATCACA GTGGAGGGCCTTTAGAACGTTATGAAGACCAAAAGTTATGCTGGCACTTCGGGATCCACGATGGAGACAGAGGTCAATGTACTAGTCCTGATGTGTTCGCTAAGTTTCTGGGTTTGCTAGACTCAATTCCTTACAGTGATATCAGATCCGACTCTTCAGAATCATTTGCATACAAAATACCCAATTTCAG GTATGTCTTAAAGCGGAGGTTTGATCGTGGATCATATGGCGAAGTTTGGTTGGCCTTTCATTGGAATTGTTCCCAGGATAGTGATATATACAACAGCAGCCATAAAAACTTGTATCATTTTGCTTCGAGTCTGCATATGGATACATCTAAGTGCAATATGAGTGCAAGCTCTAAAACATCCAATAGACATTGCTCTACTGATCAGAGGGACAGCAATTTGTTCATTCTGAAGCGGATAATG GTGGAGAGAGGGACCAATGCTTACCTGAGTGGCCTGCGTGAAAAGTACTTTGGAGAACTTTTTTCAAATGCTTCTACGTCTCTAGGGGGTTCAATTACAGAAACACCAACAACCTTTTCTGTAGATATACAATCTGATTTCTCTGATCTTTTGCAAAAGAACATGTCAGATAATGATGAGGTGGATGATATCTTTGATTCAACAAATACTTACGCTAGGAATTATGGAGCAATGCCGATAAGCTATGAAGAAGGTTTAAAACATATAGCTAGATATGTAGAATCATTTGAGTCAGAATCAAAAGAATTATGGCTTGTTTTTAGTAATGAAGGAATGTCTCTATCAAAGCTGATATATACAGCAGAAGAATCAAAATCATTCACCAATAATGAAAGGGATGAAAAAGTGAGGAATGTTAGAGTACTACGTCCTTCTTCCTGGTGGCACTGGTTAAGGACGACAGAAGCAGGACAAAACGAAATGAAAGACCTCATATGGCAGCTG TTACTGGCTCTCAAAGCTTGTCATGATCGCAATGTCACCCATAGAGACATTAAACCTG AAAACATGATTGTATGCTTGGAAGACGTGGACACAGGAAGATGCTTAAGCAAAATTCCCAATGGGGATAGACAAAATCATCTAAAAAT GCGGATTATTGATTTTGGCAGTGCAATTGATGATTTCACCATGAAGCATCTTTATGGATCTGGGCCAACTAG ATCTGAACAGACCTTTGAGTACACTCCACCAGAAGCTTTACTTAATGCGAGCTGGTTTCAGGGGCCAAAAAGCGTAACACTGAA GTATGACATGTGGAGTGTGGGAGTTGTGATGCTAGAGTTAATTTTAGGATCCCCTCATGTTTTTGAGATAAATGATCGTACCCGTGCTCTGTTGGACCAGCATCTTGAAGGTTGGAGTGAGCATACCAAGGAGCTTGCATATAA ATTGAGATCGTACATGGAGTTGTGCATTTTAATACCTGGAATTTCTCCACAACATTATCCAACTGGTGTTAAAAATGGCCAT
- the LOC103975988 gene encoding uncharacterized protein LOC103975988 isoform X2 — protein sequence MYVHRFLFYGFIFLRSISLSFGESLTCLAVYREGGAPAVFQSPECPRWTLLADDDRRRPPPNCQAALHQGRRRSQEDRIVCALGMRIPFIGRTGIKELDVGLVAVFDGHNGAEASDMASKLLVEYFLLHLYFLLDGIYSVVLKKSNDKLTYGENSMVFEIVSLEKTENWHFPDPERSNWIPARIFDRTFHMEILKESLLRTIQDIDATFSKETLQKNLESGSTATVVLIVDGDVLAANVGDSKALLCTEGLRHHNRKGNLSRINRQRRSKNAIFPVGQNGQLELATNGGPNYFVKELTVDHHVDREDERSRIEAAGGYVVEWAGVVRVNGELAVSRAIGDMAFKNYGVVSTPEMTDWQQITRNDSYLIAASDGVFEKLTMQEVCDLLWYEKLKANVKAEYIHSVTYTLADLLVNTAFERGTMDNMAIVVIPLKSSGTFVENVFDVDETSDLSLLELQKKLANDAINTRLVPMEYYNNIASKFDRFLVETEQRRLGCFYLSENLNEDMDYVFQGPKESQKGGEHGLYQSLLDSDMSYHSGGPLERYEDQKLCWHFGIHDGDRGQCTSPDVFAKFLGLLDSIPYSDIRSDSSESFAYKIPNFRYVLKRRFDRGSYGEVWLAFHWNCSQDSDIYNSSHKNLYHFASSLHMDTSKCNMSASSKTSNRHCSTDQRDSNLFILKRIMVERGTNAYLSGLREKYFGELFSNASTSLGGSITETPTTFSVDIQSDFSDLLQKNMSDNDEVDDIFDSTNTYARNYGAMPISYEEGLKHIARYVESFESESKELWLVFSNEGMSLSKLIYTAEESKSFTNNERDEKVRNVRVLRPSSWWHWLRTTEAGQNEMKDLIWQLLLALKACHDRNVTHRDIKPENMIVCLEDVDTGRCLSKIPNGDRQNHLKMRIIDFGSAIDDFTMKHLYGSGPTRSEQTFEYTPPEALLNASWFQGPKSVTLKYDMWSVGVVMLELILGSPHVFEINDRTRALLDQHLEGWSEHTKELAYKLRSYMELCILIPGISPQHYPTGVKNGHVGVSPASWKCSEESFSLQVKSRDPLKLGFQDVWALRLVRQLLVWHPEDRLSVDEALRHPYFQPHY from the exons ATGTACGTTCATCGCTTCCTATTCTACGGATTCATCTTCCTCCGCTCGATTTCGCTGTCCTTCGGTGAATCCCTCACATGCCTCGCCGTCTATAGGGAGGGCGGCGCCCCCGCCGTCTTCCAATCGCCCGAGTGCCCGCGGTGGACCCTCCTCGCCGATGATGACCGCCGCCGCCCGCCGCCGAATTGCCAGGCGGCGTTGCACCAGGGGCGGCGGCGGTCCCAGGAGGACCGCATCGTCTGCGCCCTTGGCATGAGGATCCCCTTCATTG GTAGAACAGGAATCAAGGAGCTTGATGTTGGACTAGTAGCTGTTTTTGATGGACACAATGGGGCTGAGGCTAGTGATATGGCTTCCAAGCTTTtggttgaatactttcttctccaCCTCTATTTTCTTTTGGATGGGATATACTCAGTGGTTCTAAAGAAATCTAATGACAAGTTGACATATGGAGAAAACAGCATGGTTTTTGAAATTGTTAGTCTCGAGAAAACAGAGAACTGGCACTTTCCCGATCCAGAAAG GTCCAACTGGATACCAGCCAGAATATTTGACAGGACTTTTCATATGGAAATATTAAAGGAATCATTGTTGAGGACAATCCAGGATATTGATGCAACATTTTCCAAGGAAA CTTTGCAGAAAAATCTCGAGTCGGGTTCTACTGCCACTGTTGTTCTGATAGTTGATGGTGATGTTTTAGCTGCTAATGTTGGTGACTCAAAAGCTCTTTTGTGTACTGAGGGTTTGCGGCATCATAATCGGAAAG GTAATTTGTCAAGGATAAATCGACAAAGGAGAAGTAAAAATGCCATATTTCCTGTTGGTCAGAATGGACAACTGGAGTTGGCAACCAATGGTGGACCAAATTATTTTGTTAAGGAGCTCACAGTGGACCATCATGTTGACAGAGAAGATGAAAGAAGCCGAATTGAAGCTGCTGGTGGATACGTTGTTGAGTGGGCTGGTGTGGTTCGGGTCAATGGTGAGCTGGCTGTATCTCGGGCTATAGGTGATATGGCTTTTAAAAA TTATGGTGTGGTCTCTACACCCGAGATGACAGATTGGCAACAGATAACAAGAAATGACAGTTATTTGATTGCGGCATCTGATGGAGTCTTTGAAAAGCTGACCATGCAAGAAGTTTGTGATCTGTTATGGTATGAGAAACTAAAAGCTAATGTGAAGGCGGAGTATATTCACAGTGTGACATACACTTTAGCTGATCTTTTAGTGAACACTGCTTTTGAAAGGGGTACCATGGACAACATGGCAATTGTAGTCATTCCTTTGAAATCTTCTGGGACTTTTGTGGAAAATGTGTTTGATGTAGATGAAACCTCTGACTTGTCATTGTTGGAATTGCAGAAAAAGTTAG CAAATGATGCAATTAATACACGCCTTGTACCAATGGAGTACTACAACAACATCGCATCGAAGTTTGATCGGTTTTTG GTTGAAACAGAACAGAGAAGACTTGGTTGCTTTTATCTGTCGGAAAATCTGAATGAGGACATGGATTATGTTTTCCAAGGACCGAAAGAATCTCAAAAAGGTGGAGAGCATGGCTTATATCAGTCATTACTTGACTCAGATATGTCATATCACA GTGGAGGGCCTTTAGAACGTTATGAAGACCAAAAGTTATGCTGGCACTTCGGGATCCACGATGGAGACAGAGGTCAATGTACTAGTCCTGATGTGTTCGCTAAGTTTCTGGGTTTGCTAGACTCAATTCCTTACAGTGATATCAGATCCGACTCTTCAGAATCATTTGCATACAAAATACCCAATTTCAG GTATGTCTTAAAGCGGAGGTTTGATCGTGGATCATATGGCGAAGTTTGGTTGGCCTTTCATTGGAATTGTTCCCAGGATAGTGATATATACAACAGCAGCCATAAAAACTTGTATCATTTTGCTTCGAGTCTGCATATGGATACATCTAAGTGCAATATGAGTGCAAGCTCTAAAACATCCAATAGACATTGCTCTACTGATCAGAGGGACAGCAATTTGTTCATTCTGAAGCGGATAATG GTGGAGAGAGGGACCAATGCTTACCTGAGTGGCCTGCGTGAAAAGTACTTTGGAGAACTTTTTTCAAATGCTTCTACGTCTCTAGGGGGTTCAATTACAGAAACACCAACAACCTTTTCTGTAGATATACAATCTGATTTCTCTGATCTTTTGCAAAAGAACATGTCAGATAATGATGAGGTGGATGATATCTTTGATTCAACAAATACTTACGCTAGGAATTATGGAGCAATGCCGATAAGCTATGAAGAAGGTTTAAAACATATAGCTAGATATGTAGAATCATTTGAGTCAGAATCAAAAGAATTATGGCTTGTTTTTAGTAATGAAGGAATGTCTCTATCAAAGCTGATATATACAGCAGAAGAATCAAAATCATTCACCAATAATGAAAGGGATGAAAAAGTGAGGAATGTTAGAGTACTACGTCCTTCTTCCTGGTGGCACTGGTTAAGGACGACAGAAGCAGGACAAAACGAAATGAAAGACCTCATATGGCAGCTG TTACTGGCTCTCAAAGCTTGTCATGATCGCAATGTCACCCATAGAGACATTAAACCTG AAAACATGATTGTATGCTTGGAAGACGTGGACACAGGAAGATGCTTAAGCAAAATTCCCAATGGGGATAGACAAAATCATCTAAAAAT GCGGATTATTGATTTTGGCAGTGCAATTGATGATTTCACCATGAAGCATCTTTATGGATCTGGGCCAACTAG ATCTGAACAGACCTTTGAGTACACTCCACCAGAAGCTTTACTTAATGCGAGCTGGTTTCAGGGGCCAAAAAGCGTAACACTGAA GTATGACATGTGGAGTGTGGGAGTTGTGATGCTAGAGTTAATTTTAGGATCCCCTCATGTTTTTGAGATAAATGATCGTACCCGTGCTCTGTTGGACCAGCATCTTGAAGGTTGGAGTGAGCATACCAAGGAGCTTGCATATAA ATTGAGATCGTACATGGAGTTGTGCATTTTAATACCTGGAATTTCTCCACAACATTATCCAACTGGTGTTAAAAATGGCCAT
- the LOC103975988 gene encoding uncharacterized protein LOC103975988 isoform X3 — translation MYVHRFLFYGFIFLRSISLSFGESLTCLAVYREGGAPAVFQSPECPRWTLLADDDRRRPPPNCQAALHQGRRRSQEDRIVCALGMRIPFIGRTGIKELDVGLVAVFDGHNGAEASDMASKLLVEYFLLHLYFLLDGIYSVVLKKSNDKLTYGENSMVFEIVSLEKTENWHFPDPESLLLFPSGIILWKNCRSNWIPARIFDRTFHMEILKESLLRTIQDIDATFSKETLQKNLESGSTATVVLIVDGDVLAANVGDSKALLCTEGLRHHNRKGNLSRINRQRRSKNAIFPVGQNGQLELATNGGPNYFVKELTVDHHVDREDERSRIEAAGGYVVEWAGVVRVNGELAVSRAIGDMAFKNYGVVSTPEMTDWQQITRNDSYLIAASDGVFEKLTMQEVCDLLWYEKLKANVKAEYIHSVTYTLADLLVNTAFERGTMDNMAIVVIPLKSSGTFVENVFDVDETSDLSLLELQKKLANDAINTRLVPMEYYNNIASKFDRFLVETEQRRLGCFYLSENLNEDMDYVFQGPKESQKGGEHGLYQSLLDSDMSYHSGGPLERYEDQKLCWHFGIHDGDRGQCTSPDVFAKFLGLLDSIPYSDIRSDSSESFAYKIPNFRYVLKRRFDRGSYGEVWLAFHWNCSQDSDIYNSSHKNLYHFASSLHMDTSKCNMSASSKTSNRHCSTDQRDSNLFILKRIMVERGTNAYLSGLREKYFGELFSNASTSLGGSITETPTTFSVDIQSDFSDLLQKNMSDNDEVDDIFDSTNTYARNYGAMPISYEEGLKHIARYVESFESESKELWLVFSNEGMSLSKLIYTAEESKSFTNNERDEKVRNVRVLRPSSWWHWLRTTEAGQNEMKDLIWQLLLALKACHDRNVTHRDIKPENMIVCLEDVDTGRCLSKIPNGDRQNHLKMRIIDFGSAIDDFTMKHLYGSGPTRSEQTFEYTPPEALLNASWFQGPKSVTLKYDMWSVGVVMLELILGSPHVFEINDRTRALLDQHLEGWSEHTKELAYKLRSYMELCILIPGISPQHYPTGVKNGHEDRLSVDEALRHPYFQPHY, via the exons ATGTACGTTCATCGCTTCCTATTCTACGGATTCATCTTCCTCCGCTCGATTTCGCTGTCCTTCGGTGAATCCCTCACATGCCTCGCCGTCTATAGGGAGGGCGGCGCCCCCGCCGTCTTCCAATCGCCCGAGTGCCCGCGGTGGACCCTCCTCGCCGATGATGACCGCCGCCGCCCGCCGCCGAATTGCCAGGCGGCGTTGCACCAGGGGCGGCGGCGGTCCCAGGAGGACCGCATCGTCTGCGCCCTTGGCATGAGGATCCCCTTCATTG GTAGAACAGGAATCAAGGAGCTTGATGTTGGACTAGTAGCTGTTTTTGATGGACACAATGGGGCTGAGGCTAGTGATATGGCTTCCAAGCTTTtggttgaatactttcttctccaCCTCTATTTTCTTTTGGATGGGATATACTCAGTGGTTCTAAAGAAATCTAATGACAAGTTGACATATGGAGAAAACAGCATGGTTTTTGAAATTGTTAGTCTCGAGAAAACAGAGAACTGGCACTTTCCCGATCCAGAAAG TTTGTTGCTGTTTCCAAGTGGAATTATACTATGGAAAAATTGCAGGTCCAACTGGATACCAGCCAGAATATTTGACAGGACTTTTCATATGGAAATATTAAAGGAATCATTGTTGAGGACAATCCAGGATATTGATGCAACATTTTCCAAGGAAA CTTTGCAGAAAAATCTCGAGTCGGGTTCTACTGCCACTGTTGTTCTGATAGTTGATGGTGATGTTTTAGCTGCTAATGTTGGTGACTCAAAAGCTCTTTTGTGTACTGAGGGTTTGCGGCATCATAATCGGAAAG GTAATTTGTCAAGGATAAATCGACAAAGGAGAAGTAAAAATGCCATATTTCCTGTTGGTCAGAATGGACAACTGGAGTTGGCAACCAATGGTGGACCAAATTATTTTGTTAAGGAGCTCACAGTGGACCATCATGTTGACAGAGAAGATGAAAGAAGCCGAATTGAAGCTGCTGGTGGATACGTTGTTGAGTGGGCTGGTGTGGTTCGGGTCAATGGTGAGCTGGCTGTATCTCGGGCTATAGGTGATATGGCTTTTAAAAA TTATGGTGTGGTCTCTACACCCGAGATGACAGATTGGCAACAGATAACAAGAAATGACAGTTATTTGATTGCGGCATCTGATGGAGTCTTTGAAAAGCTGACCATGCAAGAAGTTTGTGATCTGTTATGGTATGAGAAACTAAAAGCTAATGTGAAGGCGGAGTATATTCACAGTGTGACATACACTTTAGCTGATCTTTTAGTGAACACTGCTTTTGAAAGGGGTACCATGGACAACATGGCAATTGTAGTCATTCCTTTGAAATCTTCTGGGACTTTTGTGGAAAATGTGTTTGATGTAGATGAAACCTCTGACTTGTCATTGTTGGAATTGCAGAAAAAGTTAG CAAATGATGCAATTAATACACGCCTTGTACCAATGGAGTACTACAACAACATCGCATCGAAGTTTGATCGGTTTTTG GTTGAAACAGAACAGAGAAGACTTGGTTGCTTTTATCTGTCGGAAAATCTGAATGAGGACATGGATTATGTTTTCCAAGGACCGAAAGAATCTCAAAAAGGTGGAGAGCATGGCTTATATCAGTCATTACTTGACTCAGATATGTCATATCACA GTGGAGGGCCTTTAGAACGTTATGAAGACCAAAAGTTATGCTGGCACTTCGGGATCCACGATGGAGACAGAGGTCAATGTACTAGTCCTGATGTGTTCGCTAAGTTTCTGGGTTTGCTAGACTCAATTCCTTACAGTGATATCAGATCCGACTCTTCAGAATCATTTGCATACAAAATACCCAATTTCAG GTATGTCTTAAAGCGGAGGTTTGATCGTGGATCATATGGCGAAGTTTGGTTGGCCTTTCATTGGAATTGTTCCCAGGATAGTGATATATACAACAGCAGCCATAAAAACTTGTATCATTTTGCTTCGAGTCTGCATATGGATACATCTAAGTGCAATATGAGTGCAAGCTCTAAAACATCCAATAGACATTGCTCTACTGATCAGAGGGACAGCAATTTGTTCATTCTGAAGCGGATAATG GTGGAGAGAGGGACCAATGCTTACCTGAGTGGCCTGCGTGAAAAGTACTTTGGAGAACTTTTTTCAAATGCTTCTACGTCTCTAGGGGGTTCAATTACAGAAACACCAACAACCTTTTCTGTAGATATACAATCTGATTTCTCTGATCTTTTGCAAAAGAACATGTCAGATAATGATGAGGTGGATGATATCTTTGATTCAACAAATACTTACGCTAGGAATTATGGAGCAATGCCGATAAGCTATGAAGAAGGTTTAAAACATATAGCTAGATATGTAGAATCATTTGAGTCAGAATCAAAAGAATTATGGCTTGTTTTTAGTAATGAAGGAATGTCTCTATCAAAGCTGATATATACAGCAGAAGAATCAAAATCATTCACCAATAATGAAAGGGATGAAAAAGTGAGGAATGTTAGAGTACTACGTCCTTCTTCCTGGTGGCACTGGTTAAGGACGACAGAAGCAGGACAAAACGAAATGAAAGACCTCATATGGCAGCTG TTACTGGCTCTCAAAGCTTGTCATGATCGCAATGTCACCCATAGAGACATTAAACCTG AAAACATGATTGTATGCTTGGAAGACGTGGACACAGGAAGATGCTTAAGCAAAATTCCCAATGGGGATAGACAAAATCATCTAAAAAT GCGGATTATTGATTTTGGCAGTGCAATTGATGATTTCACCATGAAGCATCTTTATGGATCTGGGCCAACTAG ATCTGAACAGACCTTTGAGTACACTCCACCAGAAGCTTTACTTAATGCGAGCTGGTTTCAGGGGCCAAAAAGCGTAACACTGAA GTATGACATGTGGAGTGTGGGAGTTGTGATGCTAGAGTTAATTTTAGGATCCCCTCATGTTTTTGAGATAAATGATCGTACCCGTGCTCTGTTGGACCAGCATCTTGAAGGTTGGAGTGAGCATACCAAGGAGCTTGCATATAA ATTGAGATCGTACATGGAGTTGTGCATTTTAATACCTGGAATTTCTCCACAACATTATCCAACTGGTGTTAAAAATGGCCAT